In the Panthera uncia isolate 11264 chromosome B1, Puncia_PCG_1.0, whole genome shotgun sequence genome, TTATAAATACTCCATGACTCAATGATTCATTGCAGCATGGAAAGGATTTCTCTTTACACAAGAGTACTGGGCTGGGGTCCACTTATTACAAAACACATGCTCACTGGAGTTTGAAAAACAGCTTCTATTTCATTCCTTTCAGGAAAGCACAGCCTCTAAAAGGATTACTTgaattatgtgtatattaataTTGTTCTGAAGCTGTTGAATATGTTTATGTGACATAGTGTTCAGACCTAAACTTAGTCAGTAAGACATTGAAATGCTTTGTCATATTAGAACAAACATGGTTATTTGAAAACATGCAAATAGTTACAGATAAAGGACATCAATGAAGCTATAacctgtgcttttaaaaaataaaagctgaatttAGGATGGATTTAGGTTCCATAATCTTTTGTAagcattttggttttgctttaaagaaaagtttatttggaAGATCCTTAAGTAATAAGATAAACATGTTGCCAACTTCTGCTTTCAAATATGTTGCAGTTGACATTTAGGAGGAAATATTTTGACGGTATCATGTATCATAAAAGTGTTGGGAAGTTCTTTGGCAGGTGTAACACACTCCAGTTTAACCATCTGGACTGATTTTTCTGTGTGCAGACCATCCAGTGGAGTAAATGAGACTTCCATCtctgaaactgaaaacaaaagccCTGAGCATCCCACCCATGAGCGGTGCGTGGAAAGTACCACTCTGCAGATTCGACCAGCCACAAAGAACCAGCACAGAGAGTTCTATGTTGCCTCGATCAAGAGTGGAGTTCCTCTGACTGAGGACCAAGGGAGTGGTCCTGGTTTTTCTGAGAgcataaaagaagaaacaggccTGAGCTACCATGTGGCTCCCTACATGCCCGACTCCCAAAGAGGACGCTTAGCAGAGGAGGCTATCTTAAGGGAGAAGGCAGAAGCTGGGCAGCCAGGCCCTGTGGTTGAGTTACAACTGTCCCTTTCACAAGAGAGACACAAGGGCACAAATGTCCCCGTGGTGGCTCTCCTGGGAGCTGAAAAATCTAAGTCTCCTGACCCAGATCCTTATTTACAACACGACAGGATTGTCCACATAAATTCGGTCCCCACGAATGAGAAAGGGGAGCCTTCTCTGAGGTCCAGCAAGATAATCCAGATCTCCAGTGGCAAAGAGTTAAAAGTGATCCAGGGAAATGAAGCAGGAGACAAGGGGCTGCCCCGAGTGGAAGTGATACTCGACTGCTTGGACAGGCAGAAGACGGAAGGGTGCAGGCTTCAGGCAGGAAAGGGGTGTGTGGATTCTCCAGTGGAAGGAGGGCAGTCAGAAGCACCTCCTTCTCTGGTATCCTTTGCAGTCTCATCAGaaggcacagagcagggagaagATCCACGCTTGGAAAGGGATCACAGCAGACCTCACAAGCACAGAGCGCGTCACGCACGTAAGTCCTTCTCTGGGGCCACTGCTGGGCTATCGGAAGGGGCTTGGGAGCTTAAGGCTTTTTGCTGCTGCTTCCCttacgtggatttttttttttttaagatttttctcatgTCTCCTTGtgatttgaaaaaattattaatgcACAGAATAAGAAATGTGAAACTGTGGAGAATACCAATTTCTGAAATGGAGGCACTAAGTGTGAAGTTAGTAGTAGATTTAAATGCTATTTAATGCAATTTCTTTTATCCCCAAAGGCACAGGAGCtgctaaagaaaataatattgttaaatgtgTCCCTTTGATTTGTCTCAGAATGTTGTAATATTTCAGGTAAAATGTCACAGGGGAGTATTTGAAGTCATTGCGGACTCTGAGTTTAAATGTCAAAAACCGTGGCGTCTACTTCTGAGAGATGTCTTTAAAATGCAGGCTCCACCACTGATATTAAAAGCAGatcctcattttgaaaaaaatcattgtgcAGCTTGATGATGCTTGCAGAAGTGAGTTTGATGGACAAGGACATGTGGAGTACTGAGCAGTTACATGAGCCTCTCCGTTTTGTAGGTCTTCATTCGACTGCACAGCATTTCATCTACCTTCTAGACACAGAAGTCATTCTCCAGGGCCATGTGGAGGCATTTAAATGCCCCCAAacacagaatatatttaaattcaaggcTGTTGACGGTGTTTTGTTTTACCCAGGGGAGTGATCACCAGAAGGAGAATGAGGATAAGAATGGCAGTTaggttttatgatttttattattttcttttctctccctctcttttttaaacaaattttggaATTCCATTTGAGGAGGTAAAGGCTGACCGGCAAAGGCACTTGAATGTATGAGTGACACACAACGGTAATGAACTCAGTTATTCAAAGTAGCGTAGGAAATCTCCTAACCTATCGTTATTCCTTTCAAAGCGTATTTTTAGCATAACCATTTGTAGCTTTATTGGCAAGTGCTGTTAATCGTCCTTGTACTTGAAGCATCTGTATGCATCTTCACATTTGTAGCCTATCAGACAAGTGTATTAAGGCAGCATTCACATACTTTACATGTTGACCGTGAAGTTTTAGCAACAACCGTGCAACTGTGACTGTCAATTCAGTAGTAAGTTGTGTAACACTACTCAGAAAGAGGAATTACATTTAGGCATGATCACACTTTCTACtactttctccaaataaaatttgATTGCCAGGGAATATCTGTAACTTTGTCATAAAACTGTTTACTCtgattctattctatttttaaaaaatgaatcattgagtcttattttttccagtgacaaaaaaaagctaatttttaatcataaaatattcAACAGGTTTTCCTGAAATTTCCATGTAACTATTTTGAAGAATTCAGAACTTACTTGTGAATCATGCTCCTTATTATTATATACATGATGACAATTAACTGATGCTATAAGTTAATTTTCcaccaatttatttttgtaaccataatgataaaattaaaaatttgtatataaatgtttgttaCTTTAAAACCATCAAACtctcattttaaatgatttaattcCCGCATCAGCTTTTCCCCGCAGTTAAGGGTTACCagtcacataatttttaaatttccccaaGATTTACACTTACTCTTGTTGCCACTGAAGTAGTGTTGTATTTCCAAAATAGCAATAATTTTTCAAACAAATTTATCTAGACAGCTTTTTAGCTTAAATTTCTTATATGTATTCACAATGATCCAGTGTTCTGAATTATTAGCAATTATTGATTCAATGCCTTCAGTTattattcattctgttttttgAACGTATATTAATCCAGCCTTCATGAATACAAAGACTCTGGGGGAGatgtcaaagttaaaaaaaaaaaaagaagaagaagaagaagaagaagaaaaatatttaaattcattacaTTAAAACACTTAGGTAAATAAAAGTTtcttgcctccccacccctgttTTAAAAATGCTTGAAACCAGTtttatattgacattttattttttaaatatggaagtaCAAGGTATGTCTTAACttgttttacagaaaatattatgtccttaaattatttcctttttagtttgGATTACATCCCCTTAACTGACATTTAGTAGCCAGCGTTTATTGTCCAAGTATAAAGATCCATATGCTATGTATATTCTAGTCAGTATACGTAAAGATGTATTTATATGAGCAAGTGAAACAGACCATTGTGTAGTTACATATATCATTGCATGTCATGataaaagtatacattttgaaataaataagagagagaaattagTTAGATTGTTTCAGAACTCAGTGGCTAATTGTAAGcatgtttttttcatattcacTTTTCCCCAGGAGAGTTGACTTCTGGGTTGCTCTGAGGTCTTCTTGGAATTCACCAACTCACTATAATTTTTGTACATTCCCTAGGGCTCAGGAGAAGTGAAAGCCTATCCGAAAAGCAGGTGAAAGAAGCAAAATCTAAATGCAAAAGCATTGCCCTCCTTCTAACCGACGCCCCCAACCCCAACTCCAAGGGGGTGTTGATGTTTAAGAAGCGTCGTAGGCGGGCCAAGAAATACACCCTAGTCAGCTACGGCACCGGTGAGCTTGAGCGAGAGGCAGacgaggaggaagaaggagacaaagaagacAACTGTGAAGTAGCATTTCTGGGCACGAGTGAATCAGAGGTGGATGAAGAGTTATTGTCTGACATTGACGGCAGTGCACAAGTTGTGAACTTTGACTGGGATTCTGGACTAGTGGACATCGAGAAGAAACTGAACAGAGGGGACAAGATGGAGATGCTGCCAGACACCACGGGCAAGGGTGCCCTCATGTTTGCCAAGAGGAGGGAGCGAATGGATCAAATCACGGcccaaagagaggaggagaggatggGAGGAGTGCcaggcagagagccagatgcTGCCCAGACAGACAGCCTGAGAACCATGGCTTCTtaccagaggaaggaagaagagtctGTGAAAGTGCAGAGCTCAGTGAGCAGAAGCTACATCGAGGTGAGCCATGGTCTTGGCCATGGGCCCCAACAGAATGGCTTCAGTGGGGTGTCCGAAACGGCAGAGGCCCAGAGGACGGTTCCTATGAACAGAACAGCCAAACCCTTCCCGGGGTCTGTGAGCCAGCCTGCAGCCCCCTTCTCCCCAACCCGGAATATGACGAGTCCCATCGCGGACTTCCCTGCGCCTCCACCTTATTCTGCGGTCACACCTCCACCTGAGGGCTTCCCCAGAGCAGTGTCGAGTCCCACAGCTGGCCCAGCGCAGCCTCCTCCGTGGCCCCAGCCTGCCCCGTGGTCCCAGCCAGCCTTTTACGATTCATCTGAGCGGATAGCTTCCCGGGATGAAAGGATCGCTGTGCCTGCAAAAAGAACCGGAATATTGCAGGAGGCCAAAAGGAGGAGCACGACAAAACCCATGTTCACTTTTAAAGAGCCCAAGGTGAACCCGAATCCTGAACTCTTGTCACTTCTTCAAAATTCAGAAGGCAAAAagggagctggagctggaggcGATTCCGGACCCGAAGAAGACTACCTCAGTTTAGGAGCAGAGGCTTGTAATTTCATGCAGAGCTCCTCTGCCAAACAAAAGACTCCGCCTCCTGTCGCTCCGAAACCTGCAGTCAAGTCCTCGTCCTCCCAACCAGTAACTCCAGTTTCTCCGGTCTGGTCCCCAGGAATGGCTCCAAGCcaacctcctgccttccccacGTCCAACCCATCACAGGGCACCGTTGTCTCCTCCATCAAAATAGCCCAGCCTTCCTACGCTCCTGCCCGGCCCGCGAGTGCTCTGACCCTGGCTGGTCCCTTCAAAGGACCACAGGCAGCAGTGGCCAGTCCGAACTACACACCGAAGCCAACGGCTCCCGCACCGACAGTAAACGCCGCTCATGCTGGTGCAGTGGGACCATCCAATGAGCTTCCGGGAATGAGCGGGAAAGGAGCCCAGCTCTTTGCTAAAAGGCAGTCGAGGATGGAGAAGTACGTGGTGGATTCAGACACCGTGCAGGCCCATGCGGCTCGCGCCCagtctcccactccctctctaccGGCCGGATGGAAGTACTCCTCCAACGTCCGAGCACCTCCTCCTGTGGCCTACAATCCTATCCACTCCCCCTCCTACCCTCTGGCCGCTGTCAAGTCTCAGTCATCAGCCCCACAGGCCTCCAAGACAAGCAAGAAAAAGGGCAAAAAACCCCTCAATGCTTTGGACGTCATGAAGCACCAACCATACCAGCTAAATGCATCCTTGTTTACTTTCCAACCTCCAGATGCAAAGGATGGCCTCCTCCAAAAGTCATCCATCAAGGTCAATTCGATGCCAGCCATGAAGCAAGCTCTTCCTCCCCGGCCAGTGAATGCTGGCTCGCCCACTAATGCGCAGGCCTCATCTGTGTACTCGGTCCCAGCATATAGCTCTCAGCATCCCTTCTTTGCAGAGGCCACCTCGCCTGTCAGTGCGTCGCCAGTGCCCGTGGGCATTCCCACCTCTCCAAAGCAAGAATCAGCCTCTACATCTTATTTTGTGGCACCAAGGCCGAAGTTCTCAGCCAAGAAAAGTGGTGTCACAGTTCAGGTGTGGAAACCATCTATTGCGGAAGAGTGATCTTGTAGCCGAAGCTGAGTGTCCACTTTGCTTGAAACAAATTGTTTGCAGTGTTACTTGAGTCCCCGAGAATGCCTAGCAAGTCCTCAACTTACTTAATTTCAGATGTCACTTCCCAATCTGGGTCCAAGgagcataatatttttaatgagtcaAAAATCTAACTCAGATTGacttaaaacatatttatcttctttgcacacttaaaaaatatgggAGCACCCCAAAATAGACATGTGCCATTATATTAAGTAAGCAGGATACTTAGGATTTATGCTTTAGTCACGAGAAAGACAGTGATCAGTGTTATCAAACCTTGCACACAGCCTTTATGTAGTGTAACAGCTGTGCTCCTGTGGTGAAAAGGTTCAAGTGTAGTGAAAATATAACATGTATTGGCTgagatttcctttttaagtagTGCTTTATCTCTATTACTAGTGTTAAGGGATAAGAAATTTACTGAGGACAGGGATCAGCTCTGGTCTGTCAACCTCAGCCACCTGTTTGATATTGCAGAGAAGGTACTTCTGGGGGTTGTGAAATGTATATAGTTTAGTAAGAAGGGTAAGAAAGAGGGTGTCAGtaattactgagcacttattttGTATTAGGTTCTTTGCCAGATGTTTTAcctgtattaactcatttcaGAAGACTTCTTTAAGGTAAATGAGATAGGGCAAGAGGGATAATTATCCTTTGAGACGGATTTCTATCTTCTCTTCCCAGTTTACTTAAGAAACTGAGTATGTATATATCTCCAATTGCCCATGAAAGTGTAAGTTTGTTTTCCTCAGCTGAGGCAAGTGGTAGGATACAGTATAAAAGAATAATGTATAAAAGGGTGAACAGGCTGCAGATAAAGGTACACATGACTCTTATTTTTCCCTTGGGAAAGCACATCACTGAGGCATGAAAGGTTACTGACTACAGGGGCTGATTGTGAAGCACGAGGAACCCCCTATGTGTGGAGGCCGTAGGGTGAGAACACACAATGATTAATTTCTGAGTGACCTCACAGATTGTTTTTccttgtgtttgttttgctttctgacTACTGCTTCTCCCACTGTTCCTTGCAATTCTATTCTCGCACCTTCactttgttatttatatttgatgGACCAGGAGGATTCAGGCAAGGTTACCTTGTAAATTGGATTGGTCACAGACCATGCCGTCATCCAGCTGGCTATGAAGTTAATAACGTTACTGACAGTAAACCTGAAGACCTTTCTCATGTCTATTTTAAGTCCAAGTCTGACCAACCATGGAAAATATTCAACATGAATTAATGTAGAGAACCATAAAGCATTTTTGACAGCTTCAAGGAAAACCATCTACTCAATACAGGAGATCTGTTTAGAGACCTCTTATAACAAACAACTTGCCTGGTTTGAGGGTACATGGTACCAATTTAATCCTCTGAAAATATCTGTATTCCTGTTCTTTTACTGCTGTCACTGTCAATCTGCTATATTTTTCACTATcctattaaaatattactttcttctttatctgtttaatgtacatgttttaaaaaataatcttccctGATGAGCTATTCTGACCTAAGTCACTTCTCTGCTGTGTCTCTTCTATTGTTCCCAAAACATCCGAATTTCTTCTTGTGAGCATATTCATTTCTCTGTACGTTGTAAAACTGCAAGCTGCCCATTGTAAAACTctaagaacacacaaaaaaagaattaagtcagCAACAGGGCAATGGggctgtttcttctgcttttttctctggGAAATCTTCCATTGCCTTTGGGGGCAGTTTACGTAGAGGTTTCAACCACAGGATGTAGCTTGGTCTCTCATTTGCCTTTTTGGGAAATCAGTTAGGAAGATTAGTACAGGGTAAAGGAAAAAGCAATCTATCCATTATATAACACTATTGTTTAGTATTACTTGTTCCCTGCAAAGGAAGTCTGTTAAATGCTGTgcattttgcattcttttctaatagaacaacaacaaaaaaggcttCTTGAGGTGAGGCAGGAAAGATCGTTTTTATAACTTTGCATTCTTGACATAGCATTTAAAGAATGGCATGAAGTAGAGGAAAGATAATGCAACACAAGGTAGTTAATTTGAGATCACCAGTTCAAATATGGCCTAGGATGGTAATGACCCACAAGTATTCCCAGTTGTCCAGGGGTTTGTGGTATGTAGGAATGAGAAGTGTTTTCAGTCCATTTCCTGTAGGACAGGTGGCAATCTTAGCAGAGCCACTATTTGGAGTTGATGACTAAACACACCACTAGCATGACTGGGAGTGTCATAGGGTTCCCAAAAAGCTTCTCAGAAACATGCCAGGCATGCAGTCAAACATCCACAACTTTGGGAATTGGAAACATAGGTCTCATCTTGAATCAGATGGTCCTACATtatggaggaggggtgggaatcCTCCCAGACTGTATCTGCAGAGTGTGACCACACAATGAgatgggggcagtgggagggaaaAGGACCAAGCCAGCTCCCTGGAGTAAGAGGGATTCCCTTTGCCACTTGTCCTCAATCAGAGAGCCTCCTGGGAACTTGCATGCCCAATAAGCTGTATGCGCCACCTTTCAGGTTGCAGTTATGGGAATGATGTCAGTGTGGCAGGTGGGAGGCTTAGAACTCATGACCTCAGCTTCCCTCCCGTTGGGAACCCTTTGTATGATCTGGGTGTTGTTGGCTCTGTTGTGGTAGCAGATGTTTGACTGCTTGGTCGTGAGGTATGAGGAGGCAGGTTTTGTTTAGGTTTTAGCACCTTGCCTTTTCCTCTGTCCTTTGTTAGCTTAACTTCCAAGCAGAGTGCTTGTGAAGTCAAGTTTTCTTCGTCACCACGATAGCAATGATCATTTCCTGAGTGCCTGTGTTATGTTAGGTGCCTTATGTACCTTATCCCAAAGAACCCACTGCGAAGTTTACAGGCAccggaatataaaataaaatgtagtcacAGTCACTGACTTACTGCAGGACCTTATGCAATTTTTTAGCATGAGTTTCCCCTTAATAATGTCTCAAACCTCTCTTCCTGACTGTTGTGCGATGAGTCTGCACGGCACTAGATACTCCAGGAAGAAAGGTGTATGTAAATCTAAATATGGCAGATTCCTGTCTTATAGGGGGTAAACTGAGTCACAGAACTGGTAAGATTGGGGATCTGAGCATTGCCACTTCAGTCTTAaaacatttccaattttatttctcatatttcaaGAATAAACACATTCTGTTGTGAGAGAGGAAGaatcacactgttttccacattttgaCTATTCATTGATAGTAGAAAGCATAAGTTTTTAGGCATATGTGTCATGAGTCACATTTGGATTGTCATTCTGGAGCATGTAAAactttgtatttcaaaatatatctagcATGACTGTTGATGATAAcatgtatctcatttaatcttcataagaaCCAATTCATTTAATTATAGGAAAACTGATCCGAGTCACAAATAGTTCTTTCAAGCATGCTGGGGTTAAAATTCTTTTAGGTAGTGCTGACCCCTTTCAAGAAATGGGCTTCTTCATGGGCAGCTGAGTGTTATCACAAAGCCTAAATTCTAGCCTGGCAGCAAGAGTCACATCTGAGATgtcaaaaacaaatgatccacATTTAAAGGGTGTGGCCTAGCAAATGTGGGACCATTGTCCTATTTACAGCCACTAGGTTAAAGAACTTTGAAGGTCATTCGGCTGCTGACAGGCGTATCAAACACTAGGACTCCATGGCACTTTCACAGGGAGGCCTCTTAAGAGCCCAGAAGACACATGGCTGTTACTGTCTGAGTGTGGATTTAATCTTTCAGACAAAAGCCCTTGCTGTGTATCATTTTATCCAGTCATAGAGTTGAGAAGCCGCAAGCACCCGTATTCTAAGGGTGAGTTCCTGAAACCCACTGCTGTTTATGAGTCACAGCCGGCCTGGCAGGAAGGGTATTTGAAGTCATGGTTATCAAAAAGAAGTGATTGTTTTCTGAAAAGCTAAATGCTTAAAATGCTTCCAAAGGGAGGCAGTGGGTTGTGTGCTCATTCCCTCCTAAAATCAGAGTTGttgagtttgttttaaaaattgctaaaagttcatgagaaaaatatgtaaattctaAGAACCAACATTATATTCTCTGACACACTGACCCTCACTGGTCTCATGTCCCCTTATCACTGGACTCTGGGGGACACAAAGACTCATGTAACACTTCAGTGCTGCTGAATTCGTCAACAAGTATTCTGGGAAAAAGCAGAATTGAATTCTTCTCTAGACTTCCCACCAGGGTTGGCTAAAGGCCATAAAGCAAACTAGCAAATTCCCACAGGACCCAAACACCAGGCAAAATCACTAAAAGAGGCCAGCCTCCGTTTCTTCCtctatggttaaaaaaaaaaaaaaaaaaaaaaaaaaagtacaaaaattttaGGCTATTCTATGGAGTAACAAGCCAATAAAAACCAGCCTTCAGGAGGAGCCCCCAAATCAGACCTATCCTTTCCTTGATGTTATCAGGTACAGccaatttcttaactttttaaaaattaatatgtttcTATGGTATATGTATGTCTACACTAAATTACCATTTGGCACTTGGAAATCACAGAGCTACCTACTCAGAGGCaattgaatgaagaaaaaatttaatttgaaaatatcaaatCCTGTGAGACATttctcagactcttgattttataTGAGATTTGCTGGTTAATGAAGTATATCTCAAGTATAAAGAAAGTTAGGCTTATACAGGGCCtatagtttaaataattttttgttattgatacATAGAATTTCTTTTACCCCTGTTACATTGTCCTTGATATGTTTATCTAAATTATGTGTGCTTTGTGACTGGTGAAATATACATTCAGGGTCCCCAATAAAAATAGTCATAAGGACATACTTTCCAGCCTATCTTCATTCCTCAATAAGTGTAATAATAGTCagaagcataataacattcatatgtGCCATGGAGGAATCTTGCTTTCACAGCCTCTATTTCTTGAGCTGCTCATTAACTATTAATGATTTGttcatggaaaaacaaaacaaaaagtaaaagattGACACTAGCTCAAAGttgaaaagaaatgtataatCTAGGAATATAAACAGAGACAATTTTTCTTCTTGGgaataaatatcaaaaaggaaAGTATTGGATTGGGTATAGACCCTGCCATCATCCAGCTGgctatgacattttattttattttatttacttatttttaaatgtttatttattttgagagaaaacgtGTACATGGGGGgccgggggaaggggcagagagagagagggagagagagaatctcaggcaggctgtgcactgacagctcagagactgttgtagggctcgaactcacaaactgtgagatcatgacctgagttgaaatcaagagtcagatgcttaaccacctgagccacccaggtgccccttaagaagACATTGTAGAAGTCAGAGAATCTTTGATATCTTTATTTGGTGGACAAATCTGTTTTCAAAACCACCCAAAGGCCCTGGGTCAAGTATTATGATCTAAAACAGGATTATATGGATGGGGATGGAAGCTGTGGCAGTCATTTAGACAACCTTGTGAGACCTGAGGAAAAGACAGGAGGTGGCTTCATGTATTAAATTTCTACTGTGTGCCAAGAGCTGTGTTAAATACTTTCTGTAAGTTATgacaatagctaacattaactGAGCATAAACTTTAGGCCCTGAATTGTGCCAAACAACTTTCATagattatctcttttcttttattgacatataattgacatatagcattatattagtttcagctgtacaatataatgacttaatatttgtatttattgtgaaatggtcaccacaataagtctagttaacggccatcaccacacagttataaattttttttcttgtgatgagaatttttaagatctactctcttagcaactttcaaatatataatatagcattattaactgtagtcaccatgctgtacattatattctCAAGGCGTACTTATTTTAAACCtgaaagtttataccttttgaccacctcACCATTTCAACCATGTCCCCCTTTGCCCCCCACCAGCAATCACCAAAGATTATCTC is a window encoding:
- the SYNPO2 gene encoding synaptopodin-2, with translation MFKKRRRRAKKYTLVSYGTGELEREADEEEEGDKEDNCEVAFLGTSESEVDEELLSDIDGSAQVVNFDWDSGLVDIEKKLNRGDKMEMLPDTTGKGALMFAKRRERMDQITAQREEERMGGVPGREPDAAQTDSLRTMASYQRKEEESVKVQSSVSRSYIEVSHGLGHGPQQNGFSGVSETAEAQRTVPMNRTAKPFPGSVSQPAAPFSPTRNMTSPIADFPAPPPYSAVTPPPEGFPRAVSSPTAGPAQPPPWPQPAPWSQPAFYDSSERIASRDERIAVPAKRTGILQEAKRRSTTKPMFTFKEPKVNPNPELLSLLQNSEGKKGAGAGGDSGPEEDYLSLGAEACNFMQSSSAKQKTPPPVAPKPAVKSSSSQPVTPVSPVWSPGMAPSQPPAFPTSNPSQGTVVSSIKIAQPSYAPARPASALTLAGPFKGPQAAVASPNYTPKPTAPAPTVNAAHAGAVGPSNELPGMSGKGAQLFAKRQSRMEKYVVDSDTVQAHAARAQSPTPSLPAGWKYSSNVRAPPPVAYNPIHSPSYPLAAVKSQSSAPQASKTSKKKGKKPLNALDVMKHQPYQLNASLFTFQPPDAKDGLLQKSSIKVNSMPAMKQALPPRPVNAGSPTNAQASSVYSVPAYSSQHPFFAEATSPVSASPVPVGIPTSPKQESASTSYFVAPRPKFSAKKSGVTVQEIGHSLSLPGRPVPPTISTTSPWIYQPAYSYSSKPTDGLEKANKRLTPWEAAAKSPLGLVDDAFKPRNIQESIVANVVSAARRKVLPGPSDDWNKRLSCVPQAQKASMGSFARQEYNVASLPDNNMPTNSQYGSQVSYAYYRQPSRNDSEIMSMETRSDYCLSIADYNYNPHPRGWRR